One Arthrobacter sp. zg-Y1110 DNA segment encodes these proteins:
- a CDS encoding Fic family protein — MDQPRHPRGTGTGGQFAAVSHSESGITLGKTSQWPALEYEERPWNADPDHSLSRRSRLLARGPYEAAVPPEIAELEPVVDSRTQALAEAATVEMVRFDTDMGHDPLPFSALLLRSESASSSQIENLTAGARRIALARLGDTSSSNAALVASNVRAMQAAVHFSEDLSVKNIALMHHALLNGSNQSIAGQYRDTQVWIRGNSPHTAEFVPPHHDRVPKAMDDLVAFMRRDDIPVLTQAAIAHAQFETIHPFADGNGRTGRAIVSSLLKAKEVTRKVTVPVSSGLLTDTRSYFDALDAYREGDVAPIVERFAESSVLAVDNGRRLAQDIRAVKDSYAERAADAPTSVRRILELLPGEPAVTADMLAEYAGLSTATSYRAIERLQEAGILAPAGKIKGTSIWVAPDILAALDAFADRAGRRSRA; from the coding sequence ATGGACCAGCCACGGCATCCGCGCGGCACCGGCACCGGCGGGCAGTTCGCCGCCGTCTCTCATTCGGAGTCAGGCATCACCCTGGGCAAAACCAGCCAGTGGCCTGCCCTGGAATACGAAGAGCGGCCGTGGAATGCGGACCCGGACCATTCACTCTCGCGCCGGAGCCGGCTGCTGGCCAGGGGCCCCTACGAGGCTGCTGTTCCCCCGGAGATCGCAGAGCTGGAGCCGGTGGTGGATTCCCGCACCCAGGCGCTGGCCGAGGCCGCGACCGTGGAAATGGTGCGGTTCGACACCGATATGGGTCATGACCCGCTGCCGTTCTCGGCCCTGCTGCTGCGCAGCGAATCCGCATCCAGCTCCCAGATTGAGAACCTCACCGCCGGCGCCCGCCGCATCGCCCTGGCAAGGCTGGGGGACACCTCGAGCTCCAATGCTGCGCTGGTCGCCTCCAATGTACGGGCCATGCAGGCCGCCGTTCACTTCTCCGAAGACCTGAGCGTGAAGAACATTGCGCTCATGCACCACGCGCTGCTCAACGGCTCCAACCAGTCGATCGCCGGCCAGTACCGCGACACCCAGGTGTGGATCCGCGGCAACTCTCCCCACACCGCAGAGTTCGTTCCCCCGCACCACGACCGGGTGCCGAAAGCGATGGATGATCTGGTCGCCTTCATGCGCCGGGATGACATCCCCGTGCTCACCCAGGCAGCCATAGCCCATGCACAGTTCGAGACCATCCACCCCTTCGCAGACGGCAACGGCCGAACCGGACGGGCGATCGTCAGCTCGCTCCTGAAAGCCAAAGAGGTCACCCGGAAAGTCACCGTGCCCGTTTCCTCCGGCCTGCTCACCGATACGCGGTCCTACTTCGATGCATTGGACGCCTACCGGGAAGGTGACGTGGCACCTATTGTCGAGCGGTTCGCAGAGTCGTCAGTCCTGGCGGTCGACAACGGCCGACGCCTGGCTCAGGACATCAGGGCCGTAAAAGACTCCTACGCGGAGCGTGCCGCAGACGCACCGACTTCTGTCCGCCGGATCCTTGAACTGCTGCCGGGCGAACCGGCCGTCACCGCGGACATGCTGGCTGAATACGCAGGCTTGTCCACCGCTACTTCCTACCGGGCGATAGAGCGCCTCCAGGAAGCTGGAATCCTGGCGCCGGCCGGAAAGATCAAGGGCACCAGCATCTGGGTTGCACCGGACATCCTGGCCGCCCTGGACGCCTTCGCTGACCGGGCCGGGCGCCGCAGCCGAGCCTGA
- a CDS encoding cell division protein FtsK, with protein sequence MASNTERIRINLPSGFQPEKHTKQVEKKIAEMHGDGFEIDSIESVTRPDGTPGLVAVATRQVTITSVSQSENSKSKTVRLIRGTKPSDGEKMAIKLADQHGDGWEMTRFEPFLGTAVLTKLSPDVARCRGAVSVALGVKPWEVQVKPRRDGGFDLELPRQYVPSKHESKLEEVATTVVGNEGWYVKVDARKLTASLIPSTPPTFPGAIPTPMDAVVKFDHTDKKTFRIPLGMKLPSAGETVGETFFLDMNAGAHAQLGGISGGGKTVLLNCYLATWLAKGAELAIIDLPTKSADFEWCKEYVRPGGWGCASPAQSAVAIRLIMEEGERRSAYIKSHGVNDWKLLPKSKGLKPLIVIVDELTGLFALEAVPKAGKDAPQLLKDMAEEAQRTNLYKEILKNGIKRVAAELRFTGVFLMLATQVASANTGIEPALRTNLHHKLLMGAKPTPGNRNLVFSDPDRVPLVPENVRTDSAASRGVGSSEPEGDEPSVFKSYYAEVTQYRAWLEKLGVPKTDQPEPTRKQMAQLEDAFDADEPDNTAQRRAAMKDPMAELMGDAGLDENGRPLKGAALAAAQSKRLASMAPQA encoded by the coding sequence TTGGCTTCCAACACCGAACGGATCCGGATCAACCTGCCTTCCGGCTTCCAGCCTGAAAAGCACACCAAGCAGGTCGAGAAGAAGATCGCCGAGATGCACGGTGACGGTTTCGAGATCGACTCCATTGAATCCGTGACACGACCCGACGGCACCCCCGGCCTTGTCGCCGTTGCCACCCGGCAGGTGACCATCACTTCGGTCAGCCAGTCGGAGAATTCCAAGTCGAAGACTGTCCGGCTGATCCGCGGCACCAAGCCCAGCGACGGCGAGAAGATGGCCATCAAGCTGGCCGACCAGCACGGTGACGGTTGGGAGATGACCCGCTTCGAGCCGTTCCTGGGCACGGCTGTGCTGACGAAGCTCTCCCCCGACGTCGCGCGCTGCCGCGGCGCCGTCTCCGTGGCCCTGGGCGTGAAGCCCTGGGAGGTGCAGGTAAAACCCCGGCGCGACGGCGGCTTCGACCTCGAGCTGCCCCGCCAGTACGTGCCCTCCAAGCATGAATCCAAGCTGGAGGAAGTGGCCACCACCGTGGTCGGCAATGAGGGCTGGTACGTGAAGGTCGACGCCCGCAAGCTGACAGCATCCCTCATTCCCTCCACTCCCCCGACCTTCCCCGGTGCGATCCCGACTCCCATGGACGCCGTCGTGAAGTTCGACCACACGGACAAGAAGACCTTCCGGATCCCGCTGGGCATGAAGCTGCCGTCCGCCGGTGAAACGGTCGGTGAAACGTTCTTCCTGGACATGAACGCCGGCGCACATGCCCAGCTCGGCGGCATCTCCGGCGGCGGCAAGACCGTGCTGCTGAACTGCTACCTTGCCACCTGGCTGGCCAAGGGCGCCGAACTGGCCATCATCGACCTTCCCACCAAGAGTGCCGACTTCGAATGGTGCAAGGAATACGTCCGCCCGGGCGGCTGGGGATGCGCCTCCCCCGCACAGTCCGCGGTCGCCATCCGGCTGATCATGGAGGAAGGCGAACGCCGCTCCGCCTACATCAAGTCCCACGGGGTGAACGACTGGAAGCTGCTGCCCAAGAGCAAGGGTCTGAAGCCCCTGATCGTCATCGTCGATGAGCTCACCGGCCTGTTCGCCCTGGAAGCGGTACCCAAGGCCGGCAAGGACGCCCCGCAGCTGCTCAAGGACATGGCAGAGGAAGCCCAGCGCACCAACCTGTACAAGGAGATCCTGAAGAACGGCATCAAGCGTGTGGCCGCAGAGTTGCGCTTCACCGGCGTCTTCCTGATGCTGGCCACCCAGGTTGCCTCGGCAAACACCGGCATCGAGCCGGCCCTGCGCACGAACCTGCACCACAAGCTGCTCATGGGCGCCAAGCCGACCCCCGGTAACCGGAACCTGGTGTTCTCGGATCCGGACCGCGTTCCCCTGGTGCCGGAGAATGTCCGCACCGACAGTGCCGCGTCCCGCGGTGTGGGGTCCTCGGAGCCCGAAGGTGATGAGCCCTCGGTCTTCAAGTCCTACTACGCCGAAGTGACCCAGTACCGCGCCTGGCTGGAGAAGCTCGGTGTCCCCAAGACGGACCAGCCCGAGCCCACCCGCAAGCAGATGGCCCAGCTGGAGGACGCCTTCGACGCCGACGAGCCCG